A window of Cytophagia bacterium CHB2 contains these coding sequences:
- the solA gene encoding N-methyl-L-tryptophan oxidase, producing the protein MIYDAILLGLGAMGSAAAYHLARRGQRVLGLDRFTPPHNLGSSHGQTRIIREAYFEHPLYVPLVQKAYENWAELEHTTGQQLILSTGGAMIGHAEGVLVRGARASAATHHLPHEMLSAQALRRRFPAFHPSDEMIAVWEPRAGILFPEKCIAAHLASARALGATLRFEEPARSWRINGSGVEVTTAKNQYVASRLLITAGAWFTQLVPDLHLPLVCARQALFWFKPKSNPSHFLPKHFPIFLWEYEPDHIFYGFPDLGEGIKLAIHHEGVLTDPVRIKREVDPQEASGLRTILHQFMPEAEGDLLNATVCMYTNTPDSHFLIDHHPRHPQVLLASPCSGHGFKFSSALGEILADLLTTGRTEFDLSPFRLARFTQTGASQSS; encoded by the coding sequence ATGATCTATGACGCCATCCTCCTTGGCCTGGGTGCCATGGGCAGCGCCGCCGCTTATCATCTCGCGCGCCGCGGACAACGTGTGCTCGGGCTGGACCGCTTCACGCCGCCGCATAACTTGGGCTCCTCGCATGGGCAAACGCGCATTATTCGCGAGGCCTATTTCGAGCATCCGCTTTACGTGCCGCTTGTGCAAAAAGCCTATGAGAATTGGGCCGAGCTTGAGCACACGACAGGGCAACAATTAATTTTATCAACTGGCGGTGCAATGATTGGCCACGCCGAGGGCGTGCTGGTCAGAGGCGCGCGTGCCAGCGCTGCAACCCATCATCTCCCACATGAGATGCTTTCCGCCCAAGCACTTCGCCGCCGCTTTCCGGCATTTCACCCTTCAGATGAAATGATCGCGGTTTGGGAGCCGCGCGCCGGTATTTTGTTTCCGGAAAAATGTATTGCTGCGCATCTCGCCTCGGCGCGCGCTTTGGGCGCGACCTTACGGTTTGAAGAACCTGCGCGGTCTTGGCGCATAAACGGCAGCGGCGTAGAAGTAACAACGGCAAAGAATCAATATGTTGCCAGCCGTTTGTTGATTACCGCCGGTGCATGGTTTACTCAACTCGTGCCGGATTTGCACTTGCCGCTTGTGTGTGCGCGACAAGCGCTTTTTTGGTTTAAACCCAAGTCGAATCCTTCGCACTTTCTGCCAAAACACTTTCCGATTTTTTTGTGGGAATATGAACCCGATCATATTTTTTATGGATTCCCGGATTTGGGGGAGGGCATCAAATTAGCAATTCATCACGAAGGCGTGCTCACCGATCCCGTTAGAATCAAGCGCGAAGTCGATCCTCAAGAAGCCAGCGGATTGCGCACGATTCTACATCAATTCATGCCGGAGGCTGAAGGCGACTTGCTTAACGCCACGGTTTGCATGTATACCAACACGCCGGATTCACATTTTCTCATAGATCATCATCCGCGCCATCCGCAAGTGTTGCTTGCCAGCCCCTGCTCGGGGCACGGGTTCAAATTCTCCAGCGCGCTCGGCGAGATTCTTGCCGATCTCCTGACCACCGGACGCACAGAATTTGATCTCAGCCCATTTCGACTCGCGCGTTTCACACAAACCGGCGCCTCTCAATCCTCGTGA